The Stomoxys calcitrans chromosome 3, idStoCalc2.1, whole genome shotgun sequence genome includes a region encoding these proteins:
- the LOC131996076 gene encoding uncharacterized protein LOC131996076, which produces MDAEDRRAMEENMKTLVDNQHNLKYLVKQQTSVVESTINILRRTTDDVNRNFKSLVDRVNNITETVKEEYFVYRKSTKFFMVAKELQIVVEDNERVQLKMLALLIDINHGKLNPSLITPIQLQEETNKIREHIPDHLKLPGTAENQLRSIYKLLKAKATVIENRLVVSVWIPLFGDQVSQIHKMIGVPFEKLGRKMIPVLRSEYIIYNFKMDSYHLISHSELNSCQTFGENEYVCDGGWPWMDANDKSCETSPLKPFTKPNCKFDEFTADTFWTKLELDNSWIFKVFTQTTGHIQCSG; this is translated from the coding sequence ATGGATGCCGAAGATAGAAGAGCAATGGAGGAAAATATGAAAACTCTTGTGGACAACCAGCATAATCTTAAGTACCTGGTGAAACAGCAAACATCTGTGGTAGAGTCAACGATAAATATTCTTCGCAGAACTACAGACGACGTTAATCGGAACTTTAAAAGTCTCGTCGACCGGGTGAACAACATTACTGAAACCGTAAAAGAAGAATACTTCGTCTACCGAAAGTCAACTAAATTCTTTATGGTCGCAAAGGAACTTCAGATTGTGGTGGAAGATAATGAAAGAGTGCAGCTAAAAATGTTGGCATTGTTAATTGACATAAATCATGGAAAATTAAACCCCTCTCTGATCACGCCTATACAATTGCAGGAGGAGACAAATAAAATCCGTGAACATATACCAGATCATCTGAAGCTACCAGGGACAGCAGAGAATCAACTGCGCAGCATATACAAGCTGCTAAAGGCAAAGGCAACTGTTATAGAGAATCGATTAGTGGTATCCGTTTGGATTCCTTTGTTTGGTGATCAGGTGTCTCAAATTCATAAGATGATTGGCGTGCCGTTCGAGAAGTTGGGCAGAAAAATGATTCCGGTTCTGCGGAGTGAATACatcatttataattttaaaatggaCTCTTATCACCTAATTTCGCATTCTGAATTAAATAGCTGTCAAACCTTTGGAGAGAACGAATATGTTTGCGATGGAGGGTGGCCCTGGATGGATGCTAACGATAAATCCTGTGAAACATCTCCTCTGAAGCCCTTTACAAAACCAAATTGTAAGTTTGATGAGTTCACTGCAGATACATTCTGGACGAAGTTAGAACTGGACAACAGTTggatatttaaagttttcaccCAAACAACTGGTCATATTCAATGTTCTGGTTGA
- the LOC131996077 gene encoding uncharacterized protein LOC131996077: MSWDEKLNVEFESSWKDFVTRISYLQDVQIPRWLNTSSKNNIKILGFADASEKAYAAVVYVKTDKGVSLLAAKSKVNPIKNKKTLPKLELSAAFLLVRLLKKSLSLSPAEVITCSTTSTKVTPTLLNDLMKGNRSFSRYLTREELMKAEKYAVKGHQTMEWPMELRKLVNNLQLDHRHKLATLHPYVDDDGVMRVGGRLQYSILKFDRKHPMIIQKSTLSTLIIQEAHNRTMHGGNRMVESTVRRKFWIMNLRNGVKKVIRSCPVCIRYKQQNTQQLMGILPDYRVKVSFPFYHYGIDYAGPVLMKFSNGRGQRSFKGYIAVFICMKNRTVHLEAASGLTTEAFMAAL, translated from the exons ATGTCATGGGACGAGAAACTAAATGTAGAATTTGAAAGCAGCTGGAAAGATTTTGTaacacgaatttcatatctacAAGACGTGCAAATACCCAGATGGCTGAAcacttcttccaaaaataatattaaaattttgggatttGCTGATGCATCAGAGAAGGCGTATGCTGCTGTGGTATATGTTAAAACCGATAAAGGTGTCTCTCTGCTAGCTGCAAAGAGTAAAGTAAAcccaattaaaaacaaaaagactCTGCCTAAATTAGAGTTGTCAGCAGCCTTTTTGCTTGTAAGGCTATTGAAAAAGTCCTTATCCTTATCCCCTGCAGAAGTTATCACTTGCTCCACTACTTCTACCAAGGTTACGCCCACTTTATTGAATGATTTG ATGAAAGGAAATCGATCATTTTCGAGGTATTTAACTCGAGAAGAGCTAATGAAAGCAGAAAAGTATGCAGTGAAAGGACATCAGACGATGGAATGGCCAATGGAATTACGAAAACTGGTAAATAACCTCCAACTAGATCATCGTCATAAGCTGGCTACGTTGCATCCATACGTGGATGATGACGGAGTTATGAGAGTCGGAGGTCGACTACAGTATTCTATCCTGAAATTTGATCGAAAACACCCAATGATAATACAGAAGTCAACTTTATCAACATTAATTATACAAGAAGCCCACAACAGAACTATGCACGGAGGAAATCGAATGGTGGAAAGTACAGTCAGAAGAAAGTTTTGGATAATGAACTTAAGAAACGGTGTAAAAAAGGTCATACGAAGTTGTCCAGTGTGTATCCGTtataaacaacaaaatacacaGCAATTAATGGGAATTCTTCCCGATTATCGCGTGAAAgtttcatttccattttatCATTATGGAATTGATTATGCCGGACCGGTGTTAATGAAGTTCTCTAATGGTAGAGGACAAAGGTCGTTCAAAGGTTACATAGCCGTATTTATTTGTATGAAAAACAGAACAGTTCACTTGGAGGCGGCCAGTGGCCTCACCACGGAGGCATTTATGGCAGCGCTTTAA
- the LOC106094138 gene encoding uncharacterized protein LOC106094138 — protein sequence MELHGLGDNLVEIAKTKVTIEIQPWFPSSFSFEVEALVLPALASVHLHSSFFHNKHVWKNFELADPNYYKNERIDMVLGGDVYVEILKNCIHKKNGMLGQNTKLGLMLSGPLTVRAPVAKKGVNVTTEIERFWETEELEIDMVANDDNKCLEMYAATTKRNAAGRFIVQIPFKEDKTLGGSYKQAAARLISLEKRLSKDSAMKNEYARIMEEYQSTHLMLQRKD from the coding sequence ATGGAGTTGCATGGACTTGGAGACAATTTGGTGgaaattgcaaaaaccaaagttACTATCGAAATCCAGCCATGGTTCCCCAGCAGCTTTTCGTTCGAAGTCGAAGCGCTTGTTTTACCAGCTCTTGCATCTGTTCATTTGCATTCTTCCTTCTTCCACAATAAGCACGTATGGAAAAACTTTGAATTGGCTGATCCCAACTATTACAAGAATGAAAGGATAGACATGGTGCTTGGCGGCGATGTGTATGTCGAGATACTCAAAAATTGCATACATAAAAAGAATGGAATGTTGGGGCAAAATACGAAGCTGGGGTTGATGTTATCTGGTCCGTTAACTGTTCGAGCACCAGTAGCGAAGAAGGGTGTCAATGTCACTACAGAGATAGAAAGGTTTTGGGAGACTGAAGAGTTGGAGATTGACATGGTTGCAAACGATGACAATAAATGTTTGGAAATGTATGCTGCTACAACGAAAAGAAATGCTGCCGGGCGTTTTATAGTGCAAATCCCATTTAAAGAAGACAAAACACTGGGAGGATCATATAAACAGGCAGCAGCGAGACTCATTAGCCTTGAAAAAAGGTTGAGCAAGGATAGTGCCATGAAAAATGAATATGCAAGGATTATGGAAGAATATCAAAGTACTCATCTGATGTTACAACGAAAAGATTAG